From one Azospirillum ramasamyi genomic stretch:
- a CDS encoding GAF domain-containing protein, with protein sequence MPVTGWFAAAFVRVFRRSTVMRRNGFVFIDCGVSSMALLNMSASQQPAGRPMPINDEAARLKALRGTGLLDSAPDPAFDDLVSWACDHFQVPIALVSLLDADRQWFKARRGLAAQETPRDHAFCRFTIQQSLPLVVEDAAADPRFRDNPLVLGAPHIRFYAGAPIINRNGLALGSVCVIDTAPRRFGMVDRMVLAQLTVTALVTIEKRQC encoded by the coding sequence ATGCCGGTCACTGGTTGGTTCGCCGCCGCGTTCGTACGGGTGTTCCGCCGCTCGACCGTGATGCGCCGCAACGGCTTTGTCTTCATCGACTGCGGAGTATCGTCCATGGCCCTTCTGAACATGTCCGCCTCGCAACAGCCCGCCGGACGGCCAATGCCGATCAACGACGAGGCTGCCCGTCTCAAGGCATTGCGCGGCACGGGCCTGCTGGACAGCGCGCCGGACCCCGCCTTCGACGATCTGGTGTCCTGGGCCTGCGATCACTTCCAGGTTCCCATCGCCCTGGTGTCGCTGTTGGACGCCGACCGCCAATGGTTCAAGGCGCGGCGCGGGCTGGCGGCGCAGGAAACACCGCGCGACCATGCCTTCTGCCGCTTCACCATCCAGCAGAGCCTGCCGCTGGTGGTGGAGGATGCGGCGGCCGATCCGCGGTTCCGCGACAACCCTCTGGTTCTGGGAGCGCCCCATATCCGCTTCTATGCCGGCGCGCCGATCATCAACCGCAATGGCCTGGCGCTCGGTTCGGTCTGCGTGATCGACACGGCTCCCCGCAGATTCGGCATGGTGGACCGAATGGTGCTGGCCCAGCTCACCGTGACGGCCCTCGTCACCATCGAGAAGCGGCAGTGCTAG